The genomic region AGGCCCTACAATGTTCCATTTATCTTGGCCACAGTCATATTCAATCAATCCCTTATCAGACAAGAAATACAAGCGCCCAAATGGCGCACTCACAAATGAATGCCAACAGTTGAATCTATTCTCCACAGTTTTCCAGCTTCTTGTGTAGGAATCAAAAGCCTCAAAGCTGGGCGCAGACCGAGTGCCCATTACATAAAACTTACCGTCAGCAAAAGCACCTTTAAAAGTTGAATACGTGTAGACCTGTAAAGCGTTCATGTCAGGGAGTACATCCCATTTGTCCTCCTCCACATTGTAAACTGAAGCGCTACGGACCGGTTTGCGAGACCTGTCAAACCCTCCACCAACGTAAATCAGTCCGCCCTCCTCATCCGCTgcggaggcataagcttccaaccATCTAAGCATTGTGGCACCCTGCCGCCATTTACAACAAGCAAAATCGTACAACCATACACAAATTGTTGTGGAATCCTGAAACATATCCGTTATCAAAACCAGTTTTTGTTTCACAAAATGGCAGTGTTCGATGGAGTAGATTGGTCCTGGAGCGGGCGGTAAGCTTTTGCAGCAGTTGTTCTCCAGGTTGTATACTGCTACTCTGTTGCTAATGTCATCTATTACAGCAGTTGTTCTCCCTTTAGTTTGGACCATAAAAATCCGTTGCTCGGAAATGTTCAATCTTTTTCTCTCTTGATAAAAGTGGGCGCTTTTGAATGCAGCGTTCCAGCTTTTGCAGACACACCTGAGTTTGGGATGAGAGTTCAATTTCACCCTCAGTAGGCATTCCAACCCAATTTCATCTGGAAGAGATGGAAACAGAGATCCCATTGCAATTACAGAAACACAAAAGAAGTGTTGTATTATAGTCAAAATTTGCACTTTAATAGGATTATAGCAGAAAGGGTGAATCATTTTGGGCTTTCTGAATACCCGACCATCTATATTTATAAGCTCGTATCTCAAATTCTGAAtcgttttctttttggttgtgccgACACattaattcattcaatcattctctTAACTAATTAAATATTGCATTAAGTAATAATTTTAAATACTTTGTGTTTGTCAAGAAATATAGTTTCTTTATATATTGTTTTAaagctttttttaatttttaattttattttattatcaattAAACTGATAATTTAGTGGAGTCATTTTTTTTATTagtattcaaatttcaaacttagttCTAAC from Cryptomeria japonica chromosome 3, Sugi_1.0, whole genome shotgun sequence harbors:
- the LOC131873973 gene encoding F-box/kelch-repeat protein At1g80440-like, with the translated sequence MGSLFPSLPDEIGLECLLRVKLNSHPKLRCVCKSWNAAFKSAHFYQERKRLNISEQRIFMVQTKGRTTAVIDDISNRVAVYNLENNCCKSLPPAPGPIYSIEHCHFVKQKLVLITDMFQDSTTICVWLYDFACCKWRQGATMLRWLEAYASAADEEGGLIYVGGGFDRSRKPVRSASVYNVEEDKWDVLPDMNALQVYTYSTFKGAFADGKFYVMGTRSAPSFEAFDSYTRSWKTVENRFNCWHSFVSAPFGRLYFLSDKGLIEYDCGQDKWNIVGPLPTKDWELDIQFAVMVGHNIFVCRFHPHQGRGYYMVEPPNETGGAINLFRIRKPRGLEGKPICAATLNV